GTGGAGGTGAATATCCAGGTTTTCAAACACTTGGGCATCGATGCCGAAATCGGCGTGATGGGCCCGTACATAGGACAATGCGGTTTTGGCGGATTCCTGCATGACATTACCAAGGCTGCCGGTCAGCGTCAGATCTTTGCGACCGGCCATGGTCGACACCTCGACAAAAATGATATCTCCCCCGGATTCGGTCCAGGCAAGACCGGTCACCACCCCGACGCGATCTTCCTCGGCCGCCACATCGGAAAAATACTTGCGTGGACCGAGCATTTTCTCCACCTGATCGGAACGGATGACCTCTGGTGCGTCCTTACCCTGCGCAACGGCCTTGGCGACCTTGCGGCAGACCGAAGCGATCTGCCGATCGATACTGCGCACGCCAGCCTCGCGCGTGTAGTTCTTGATGATTTTAAGCACGGCCTGTTCTTCGAATTGCAGGGGATGCTTATCCAGCCCGTTTTCAGAAACCTGTTTCGGTATCAGGTATTTAAAAGCGATCTGCAGTTTCTCTTCGTCGCTGTAGCCCGGCAAACGCAGCACTTCCATCCGGTCCCGTAATGGCGGAGGCACCGTATCCATAACATTGGCCGTCGTAATGAACATGACATGCGACAGATCGAAGGGAACATCGAGATAGTGATCCGTAAAGCTGTAGTTCTGCTCGGGATCGAGAACTTCCAGCAATGCCGCTGCCGGATCGCCACGAAAATCCTGGCCGATTTTATCGACCTCATCGAGCATGAACACCGGGTTATTGGCTCCGGCACGGCAAATTTCCTGAATGATTCGGCCCGGCATGGCTCCTATATAGGTGCGCCGATGCCCCCTGATTTCGGCTTCGTCCTTCATCCCCCCAAGGGAAATGCGTATAAATTTGCGCCCAAGAGAACGCGCGATGGAACGGCCGAGAGAGGTTTTACCGACGCCGGGAGGACCCACGAAGCAAAGAATGGGGCCCTTCAGAGAAGACTTGAGGCTATGAACGGCCAGAAACTCGAGAATGCGTTCCTTGACCTCCACCAGGTCGTAATGATCATCATCCAGGGTCTGCTGAGCACGATCAATATCGAGGATATCGGACGTCCCCCGCTGCCACGGCATATTGCAGAGATATTCGACATAGGAACGGGCTACGGTGTATTCGGGAGAAGAAGGATTGATCCGCTCGAGCCGGGCCAACTCTTTTTCCGCTACGGATCGGACGACTTCCGGCATCTCGTCGCTTTGCACAATCGATCGAAACTGTCGGATATCCGCCTGATGGGGATCTTCCTCGCCCAATTGATTTTGAATATGTTTAAGCTGTTCCCGCAACAAGTGTTCTTTCTGACTGCGAACGGCCTGCCGCGACCGGTCGGCGCTTCCGCCTCCCCGGGCCTGCATTTTTTGAATCTCGGTCGTCAGAAACAGATAAACATCCTTAAGCCGTTCAAGAGGATCGAGCGTCTCGAGCAGGCGCTGCTGATCCTTGACTTCCATGTTCAGATATACAGCCAGGCTGTCGGCAAGCTTGCCGGATTCATCGATACGATCGATGGCATGGTGTGCATCCTCGGGCAGCATTTGCCCAAGAGATTGGGCTACACGCAGCAAAGCGATGATACTCTGCATCAATGCCTGGGCCACGGAGTTGCGGTTTTCCCGTTCGGGAATCAGACTCACGGAAGCCATGGCGAAGGGCGTAACCTGTAAAGTGGTGATCAGGCGAACCCTGTTGACGCCCTCCAAAATGATTTTGCATCCGCCTTCGGGAAACCGCAGCACCTGATTGATACGGCAGATAGTCCCTACCCGCGCAAACTGTTCGCGTCCGGTAATCGGATCGATGGCAAGCACAGTCAGAACCACCAACAGTCTGTTGTTACGCAAGGCCTCTTCAACCAACCCCATATGTTCTTTGCCGATGAACAGCGGAAAGGACATGTGGGGGAATATCACCTGATCGTGCAGTGGATATACGGGCAACTCCGGCGGAATCGCATCGAGAGGGTGTCCGGTCATGGGTGTCTCCCTTCGCCGCAAACCTCATGAGGAACATGCTCCGGATCCAAGGAGATCTGTGCCGAAAATCCGAAGCGCCAGGGTACCTCTTAAAAAGCTGCGAGCATCCGCAACAGGCTCAGCTGAAAGAACTCCAACATGAAAGAGGTAGCTTAATGATAGCAATCGACAATAAGCTGTCAAGGGCAGGAAATTGTTATCATTCCAAGAGTTTGGAAAGGAGAGAGCATTTGGCGCCGATGCGATCCGCGGGTCAGGACCGACGGTGGACGGCGGATTCCGCCAACTCGACAAGAGCCTGGCGCGCAGGCGAATCGGGAAAACCCTGCAGGCGCAAACAGGCCTGCTTCACATAAGAATCAGCCTGTCTCTGGGTATACCCGATACCATCGTAACGATTTATAAGATTTTGAACGAAGGCCAGATCTTCGGCATGCAGCTGTCCCTTGGCCAGAATTCCCGAAACCTGCTGCCTTTCCTCGCCCTGACAATGGCGTAAGGAATGAATCAGAGGCAGAGTCATTTTTCCTTCCGCCAGATCGCGACCCAGCAGTTTACCCGATTCGTTCTGATCCGCAACATAGTCAAGAGCATCGTCCACCAGTTGAAAAGCCACCCCGAGATGCATGCCGAATCCGGCAAGATCCTCTTCCTTTTCAGCGGACAGTTGACCGAGAATGGCTGCGCAACGACAGGTAGCGGAAAACAAAGCGGCCGTTTTGCTGCGCACCACCGACAAGTAACGCTCTTCGTCAAGAGACAGATCACCGCTGTTGATGAGTTGAACCACCTCGCCCTGCGCCATTAGCGAAGTGGTATTGGCCAGAACCTGCATGATACGTCGATCGCAGAAATCGACCATCATTTCAAAACATCGGGCGAACAGATAGTCGCCGACCAGCACGGCGATGTCGTTGCCCCAGGTGACGTTGGCAGCCACCTGCCCCCGTCGCAAGGTTGCACCATCGACGACGTCGTCATGCAATAAGGTCGCGGTATGAATGAATTCAATGACGCTCGCCAGAGGATACCGATGTTCTCCGTTGTAGCCGCTTAAACGCGCACAAAGAAGCAACAGAACCGGACGGATGCGTTTACCTCCGCTAGCAAGGATATAGTCGCTCATCTGACGGATCAAAGGCACATCGGATGTCAGATACTGACGGAAACAGCTTTCGATATGTTGCAGATCTTCTTTAAGCAGTGTCTGGGCAAGCTGCATGTAAATTCCCGTATCCTTTAAAGTAAAATGGCCTTCATCCTAAAAAAATCGACCAATCTTTGTCAAAGCATTTCTCCCGGCCAAAACCGAACCTGATGGCAACGGAAACGATGCGTCACCCGCTGTCTTCCGGCATTTTATCAAACACCGAAACAGATGGCAGGTTTAAGCAGAAACAGAGAAAAAACAGCCATAGCTGAAAACGGGCAGGACCGCTGGCCCTGCCCGTTTTCGGAACATATGACGACTTGAGGCAGCAAGGGATGCCTACCAATAAGATCCTGAACCGTTTGCGTACCGGCGATTGTGCTCTTGATGCTCTTGTGCGAGCTTCTCCATTTCCTCGTGGCTCAGCACGGATTTTTCCACGAAAAACTGCCCGAGCTTTTTCTGCTGGGAGCGTTGAAAAAAAAGCAGGGTTTGCAACTGTCGCTGCGTGAGCAGTTCCAATCCAACGGCCTTTTCACCAAAGCGCCGGCCCAGCTTTCTGAAACCAAGGATATAACGTATGGCGCTCTCGTCCAACCACCCCCAGCGCTGCGCAATATCTCCCAGGTTCGGTCGTTGCCGACGTTGCCACATCAGCGCATCCGTCAACAACCTGAAATCGATGCATTTTCGATAGTACAGATACAATCCGATCTGCAATACGCGAGGCGGCAGATAACCTCTGCTGAAATGGCGTCCGGGGGAAGGCCGTCGAGGCGGAGCGGAACGAGGGGCTGACGCGGCCGACTTCGGAGCAGCTCGCTTGGACACGGAAGGTGGCGTCCACAGCCCACTTTCACGCAATTTGAAATAGTCGCAGACAACTTCATAGGATGCCGCCAGTTTCTGGAACTGTTCGGTTCGGGATTGTTGTATGGAACCACTGGCGCCACTGAACAGGTCAGGGTGGGTCTCTTTGACTTTACGCCGATAGGCCGATTTCGCACCACTCGGCTGCAGATACGAAAGAAACTCCAGCGACAATTGGATATCAGTACCGAAAAGAAACCGGCAAGCCTCAAAAAGATCGCTTTCAGTTATCCGTGCCACCAAAATCGGCTCCCCTGAAAGTGGAAAACAACGGCATGCACCTCACCGTTTCCATCGAACGGCCAGAAAACTACGCCACACCGCATAACAGCGTAATGCCATTTAACCTTTTGAAACTATTTTGTCAATATGTTTCGGATTTATCACCACCGCATCAAAGTTATTGAAACCAGATGGGGATCGAGTAAATTTAGCTACCACCGTTGCAGCGTATTCGAGGTTGATTACAGATCGCTCCCGATAACATACATATGAGCTGTCTTTTCAGAAAAACCGGGAAATCACCGTATAAATAAAATACGTCTTCTAACCTGACCTTGTCGACGTCAGAAACATGACAAACCAAAACACGCTGCTGAGGCCTTTATAGCGTCAGAATGGACTTCCATCCATGCAATATCTCAATAATGGCCTACTTTCTCCCCCCGAGAGTCAATTTCTTGAACCCTCAACGAGGTTACCCATTGATAAAAATTTCATCAATCCATATCTAATACACAGAATACCCCAATGAATTAAACTAAACGTGATCTTAAAATCATTTAAAATACGTCAAACTTATTGCTTAACTAATCGATATAACACATGTTTTTTTATTCAGGGAAAGTGAATTAAAATCCATCTTCCAGTCCATTTTCGATCCCGGATTATTTCATTCTCACATGGATTCCGCTGGCGTCTCATGGCTATTTTGTGTATAAAAATATCAGTCTATCGGTCGGCACCTGAACCAATCCATCGCGCAGGGGATTCAACCCCCTTAAAATACTAAAAAATGCGCGCGGATTGAACCCACAACGCCACCAGATGAACACGAGACCAATTCAACCTCAAACTGTCGACCGAGTTTCGGATATCGAACATCAGTTTTCTGCGGTATGACCTTTGCAGCCACTTGATTTGATTTGCAGACAGCAAAACCATTTTATCCAGCCGGCTTTCAGCAGCAACGACGCTGTCCGCATCAGCGGATCTGAACACCGGCAAAGGGAGGGGGGCAACTCGTGAAGGACCTTAAAATCCCAGCAAAGATCTTTCTACTCAGCGGCAGCATCATTCTGATTTTCACCCTGGTCGCGTCATGGCTCTATCTTCATTTTCGCAACAACATCATGGAAGCGCGTCGCAATGAAATCCGCCACGTCGTAGAGTCGGCTGTGGGCCAGGTGGAACATTTCGCCCGCCTGGACAAAACAGGCCAGCTGACCACCGAAGAGGCTCAGGCCCGAGCCAAAGCCATCATTCAGGATCTGCGTTTCGCCAACGACAACTATTTCTGGATCAACGACATGCAGCCCAGCATGGTCCTCCACCCTCTGGATCCGGAACTCAACGGCAAGTCGCTGGCGGCCACAGAAGATTCCAACGGCATGCGCATGTTCGTAAAGATAACCGAGATTTGCCGTAAAAACGGCGAAGGCTTCCTTGAATATGCCTGGCACAAAGAAGGTTCCTCAAAGCCTGTCGGTAAAATTTCCTTTGTTAAAAGAGTACCGCAGTGGAACTGGGTCATCGGATCCGGCCTGTATCTGGACGACATACAGAAGGTTCTGTCCAAACTGTTTTACACCACATTTGGCATCCTTGTGGTGGTGATCATCTCCTCCATGACATTGGTCTTTTTCGTTACCCGCGGCATCTCCCGTCCATTGAACGAGTCGGCCGAAATCATGGAGAAAGTCGGCAAAGGGGATTTCAGCCTGCGTCTCAACCTCGATCGCAAAGACGAAATCGGACGTATGGCCAAAGCCCTCAATCAATGCATCAGCAGCGTTGGGGAGATGTTCCTTAATATCCGGACCATGGGCGTACAGATTGCCGTCAATACGCTCAAAGTTT
This DNA window, taken from Syntrophotalea carbinolica DSM 2380, encodes the following:
- the lon gene encoding endopeptidase La → MTGHPLDAIPPELPVYPLHDQVIFPHMSFPLFIGKEHMGLVEEALRNNRLLVVLTVLAIDPITGREQFARVGTICRINQVLRFPEGGCKIILEGVNRVRLITTLQVTPFAMASVSLIPERENRNSVAQALMQSIIALLRVAQSLGQMLPEDAHHAIDRIDESGKLADSLAVYLNMEVKDQQRLLETLDPLERLKDVYLFLTTEIQKMQARGGGSADRSRQAVRSQKEHLLREQLKHIQNQLGEEDPHQADIRQFRSIVQSDEMPEVVRSVAEKELARLERINPSSPEYTVARSYVEYLCNMPWQRGTSDILDIDRAQQTLDDDHYDLVEVKERILEFLAVHSLKSSLKGPILCFVGPPGVGKTSLGRSIARSLGRKFIRISLGGMKDEAEIRGHRRTYIGAMPGRIIQEICRAGANNPVFMLDEVDKIGQDFRGDPAAALLEVLDPEQNYSFTDHYLDVPFDLSHVMFITTANVMDTVPPPLRDRMEVLRLPGYSDEEKLQIAFKYLIPKQVSENGLDKHPLQFEEQAVLKIIKNYTREAGVRSIDRQIASVCRKVAKAVAQGKDAPEVIRSDQVEKMLGPRKYFSDVAAEEDRVGVVTGLAWTESGGDIIFVEVSTMAGRKDLTLTGSLGNVMQESAKTALSYVRAHHADFGIDAQVFENLDIHLHVPSGAIPKDGPSAGVTIATALISQLTRRPARRNVAMTGELTLTGRILPIGGVKEKVLAARRAGVTTVLLPERNRENLKELDDHILAEMTVLLVDNLSEVVAHTLIPDTEHGPRLFDCPQHLAVDPPSGS
- a CDS encoding polyprenyl synthetase family protein, with protein sequence MQLAQTLLKEDLQHIESCFRQYLTSDVPLIRQMSDYILASGGKRIRPVLLLLCARLSGYNGEHRYPLASVIEFIHTATLLHDDVVDGATLRRGQVAANVTWGNDIAVLVGDYLFARCFEMMVDFCDRRIMQVLANTTSLMAQGEVVQLINSGDLSLDEERYLSVVRSKTAALFSATCRCAAILGQLSAEKEEDLAGFGMHLGVAFQLVDDALDYVADQNESGKLLGRDLAEGKMTLPLIHSLRHCQGEERQQVSGILAKGQLHAEDLAFVQNLINRYDGIGYTQRQADSYVKQACLRLQGFPDSPARQALVELAESAVHRRS
- a CDS encoding J domain-containing protein: MARITESDLFEACRFLFGTDIQLSLEFLSYLQPSGAKSAYRRKVKETHPDLFSGASGSIQQSRTEQFQKLAASYEVVCDYFKLRESGLWTPPSVSKRAAPKSAASAPRSAPPRRPSPGRHFSRGYLPPRVLQIGLYLYYRKCIDFRLLTDALMWQRRQRPNLGDIAQRWGWLDESAIRYILGFRKLGRRFGEKAVGLELLTQRQLQTLLFFQRSQQKKLGQFFVEKSVLSHEEMEKLAQEHQEHNRRYANGSGSYW